tggcaaacacaatccatatctcaatcgTCTCAcgacttaaaaatccttatttaaccggtctcctccacaactacactaattgaagtggatttaacaagtgacatcaataagggatcatagttttcacctggccagtctatgtcatgaaaagagcaaatggtcttaatgttttgtatactcagtgtatagtgcactacttttgacaaacaCACCCTAATCCctttatttagtgcactacttttgacagagaCCTGGCAgcatggtgccaggacaacaacctctccctcaacctcagcaaaacaaaggagctggtcgtggactacaggaaacggagcgGCAAGcaagcccccatccacatcgagagcttcaagttcctcggtgtccacatcactaaggaattaacatggcccccacacacagttgtgaagaggtcaCTACAgtaccacccaagccatagactgtcctctctgctaccgcacagcaagcagttcCTGTGCACCAAGTCTGAACCAACAggtccctgaacagcttctaccaccactgctaaatagctaatcaaaaaggttacccggactacctgcattgacccttctttgcactaactctcatgcactgactctacacacacacacacacaccacacagtacacccacccacacataacatgcgcacacatgcatactgatgccacacacatacgctgctgctactgtctattatctatcttgTTGCCTAGTCCTTGTACCCCTACTGATatgtgtactgaacaaaaatataaacacaacatgcaacaatttcaaatacttttctgagttacatttcatataaggaaatcagtctacTGAAATAAATKTATTAGGCCCTAATgtttgtatttcacatgactgggcaggggcgcaccCATGGGTAGGCCTGAGAGGGCAWTggcacacccactggggagccaggcacagcAAATCAGAATtcattttccccacaaaagggctttattacacaaATACTCctttatttcagatcatgaaacatgggaacagcactttacatgttgcgtttatatttttgtatagctacttcaattacctcgtaccccagggtatagccatgttattttcactCGTTATTGTTCTTAGTTTAACTCGTTATTCACTATGTATTTAATTCCTCATGTcaccatttttctttttttctccatcaACTCTGAATTGTTAGAAAAGGCCccatcagtaagcatttcactgttagtctacacctgttgtttgcgaaccatgtgacaaataacatttgatttgggacACAGTCACCATGCAGAAGGACCAATTCCACGGAGGAATTCAAAGGAAACACATATTTCACATAGAATATTTGATTAATTAAAACAGACTGGAAAAATGTATGAGGAAATTGCAATTAGTTAATTGTATTCTTATCTACTTAATAGTCCTTTCTCCGTCTCAAAACACTAATAAAACAATGATGGGCAGCAAAATGAACCAAATACTTGATTTAATCTTGGATTTGTCACTTGTTTTTTTCTTCGTCTGCAGAGGCACCTTTGCACATGCACAATAAAATGCAAACAGGAGTAAACAAACGAATGAACAAAAATGACTTAAAAAATTAACTTAACAAACCAAATCTACAAAATGACCGATACAGTACTGCTAAAAGTTCATTCCAAACATTCACTTTGACAGTTAGCGCTGGTGCGATATCTTAAAGCTGGGAGATATAAGCTATACAACTGCCTCCCCAGCACAGGGGGGAAAAAAGGCAAGAGAGACTACATACATTTATTTGAATCAGTTTGGATCGTTCCTGTGGTCGGCGACACACATAACAATGTttgacaaaccaaggtggatgtgtgtgtggcaaAGCTTAGCAACTGAACATCAAGGACGGATACACACAGCCTAGGCAGATCGATGTacatctcctctccatctgttCTCTTCCTCTGACCTTCGAGAAAAAACACGATGTCTGTCTCATGTTCTCCTGCCCGTCTTCCGTTGCACCTGGGCACAACAACAGCATGGATATCCTGGTTAGAAAGCCCactagacatacagtaccagtcaaaagttcggacgaACCTAYtcattcaagggtttttctttataatagtgaagacatcaacactaggaaataacacatatggaatcatgtagtaaccaaaaaagtgttaaacaaatcaaaatattttttatattttagattcttcaaagtaaccaccctttacCTCGATGACAGCTGTGTACActctgacattctctcaaccagcttcatgaggaatgcttttccaacagtcttgaaggagttcccacatatgctgagcacttgttggctgcttttccttcactctggaggccaggtcatctgatgtagcactccatcactctccttagtcaaatagcccttacacagcctggaggtgtgttgggtcattgtcctgttgaaaaacaaattatagtcccacttaGCGCAAACCAGAAGGGGTGGCATATCActggagaatgctgtggtagccatgccaaaatcacagacagcgtcactagcaaagcaccccccagaccatcacacctcctcctccatgcttcacggtgggaaccacacatgcggagatcatccgttcacctactctgcatctcacaaagacacggtggttagGACTTGGACTCAATTTGGACCAAAATGACAGATGTCCAccggtctaacgtccattgctcgtgtttcttggcgcaagcaagtctcttcttcttggtgtcctttagtagtggtttctttgcagcaaatcgaccatgaaggcctgattcacgcagtctcctctaaacaattgatgttgagatgtgtctgttacttgaactctgtgaagcatttctttggactgcaatctgatgaacttttcctctgcagcaaaggAAACTCTgagtattcctttcctgtggcagtcctcatgagagccaatttcatcatagcgcctgatttttttttacgactgcacttgaagaaactttcaaggttcttgaaattttccagattgactgaccttcatgtcttaaaagtaatgatggactgtcatttctctttgcttatttgagctgttattgtcataatatggacttggtctggactttgtcttctgtataccacccctaccttgtcagaacacaacaaaagtgattggctcaaacgcattaaggaaagaaattccacaaataaacttttaacaaggcacacctgttaattgaaatgcattccaggtgactacctcatgaagctggttgagagaaagccaagagtgtgcaaagctgtcatcaaggcaggctTCTTCgaagaatctgaaatctaaaatagatttggattaaaaatataaaaaaataggttactacatgatgtgttatttcatagttttgatgtcttcactattattctacatttgagaaaatagtcaaaataaagaaaaaccaaacttttgactggtactgtatctaaaGACTTTACCAGCACAGCTGAGAGATGGCACATTGAGGTGGGTGAGAATTGAGAGAGGTGGGTCAAGGGGTGGAGGAGTATGtgaaggagggtgaagaggtggggagggggctgagaggagaggggtgggtgaGGGAATGTAGGGTCAGGTGGAGGTGAGGCGGGGACTGGAGGTCGAGGGGGAGGTAGGTGAGGGGTGGGCAGAGGTGAGTGAGTGGACTACTTACTTTGGGTGTGGTCTTgctgtcctcctcttcctggcTCTGAGacatctccatctcctccacctcGGACTCGTTCTCTTTACTCAAACGCCCTGTGCGCCTGAAACACACAGCAGGTCATTGTACAACAGCAAAACAACAGCCTGCTCCAAAACAACAGCCTGCTCCAAAAACCTTGACATTgaagtcaaaacaaaacaaaacaaaacaaaaacctgcaaacAGCAACTCAAGGCACTGAATGAATTCAAAATATAAAGGATAATGAATGAAGTTGAAGAAAATGCCACAGTTACAGATTTTTCTTGGCTGAATGTTGCTGTGCTTTGGGAGGTCTCCCCTGTCTTTTCTGTGGCGTGGATTCTGCAGAGTCGTCTGTGGCCTCTGAGGCCTCCCGTCTGTAAAAGAACACATACATCAACAAAATGTCACAAAAGATTCCCCATCCACACCTTCTCTTTCAAGAGATTAGGAGCATGTTAGGAGTTGGCTATCGATTTATCAACCTATCAATGTGTCCATTTAGACCAGGGGCCTGAAACCCGCGGCTCCAGAGCAACATACTGCTCCGCGGCAATCTACAATTAGCCATTAAAAAAAGTCATCAGTAGACTATAATACTAGTTAGATCAGAATCCAGAGGGATCTCACCTCTGCTGCGGCCTCCGTGGTGCCCTGCCTCCTCTCTGCACCGTGGGCTTCACTTCCATGTTCTCACTACtgccatcttcctcctctccctgctcctcttcctcctcagcttGACAAGCAGCCTTCTTCCGGCCCCTCATGCCCTTGGTAAGTGTGTCATTATTGGGCGCAGCAGCCTCaatattgataataataatacattttattccaACTAACTTCCAAGAACACATTATAGAGTAAAAGTATTAAATACAAGAACAGATCACAAACAACCGCAACAAGACCAACAGTCTTCTTGTAAACATTGGTTGCGTTCCAATGTTTATAGCAGTGGCGCTATAAAGATGGTCTGTATAAACACTTCTCTGAGTATTGTGAGATCTGATAAATTATGTGAGCTGCGTTGAAGATAAGTTGGATAGCAACCATTAAGCGGTAATTTCaggattttacaacttgatgtagATGTTTCCTCACCCTGAAATTAGTGTATGGGCCATTAAATWAAATTGTAAAATCCTGAACTTCCCCATTAAAATAAGGCAACCAAAAAACAAAATGGTACCTTGGGGGGCCGTCTCCTGCGACCTCTTTTGGGAGGATTGTTCTGCTCGTCTTTCGTCTCCAGGGTGGTGTCTGCGGCATTGGTCTCGGCCCACGGCTCCTCCCCCACGCCGGTGTTAGCCACCGGCTCCTTCCTCCAACCTCGTTTGGGCTTGGCCTCCTGGCCTGCCTTGTCGTCCTGGCTGGCAGCGGCTGCCCCTCGTTTGCGTCCCCGGCCGGGCTTGCTGTCGTCGTCCTGAGCAGCCAGACTCTTCATGACCGTGATATCCTCGTTCTCACTGTGGTCCACCTCGGCACTGTCGATCCTGGGACAATAAGAGATAGTGTTTTATTAAGCGTGTCTGCCTTGACACAGGGACTggacaaaaaaagacaattaactGTAGGAGTGGTCTGGGGTGGTCTAAGCCAATGGTTTCCAAACTGCCAGTGGTTTCTTACAGAGTAACCGTAGGAAAAAGGTAACTTTCCTGCTCTCTTTTGTGGAAGCAGCAGTGAGCGGATTTGACCCTTTTTTCTGCAGCTCTCCTGGAACATAGCTACATTATACTGTACCTGCAGTGTAAATGTAGCTAAACAACACCCGCTACAGACTATAATAAATGCACCTGTCCCCTCAAGGCAAAGTGGAAAAATTGACTAGTAGCGACATCCATCTGATTTCACCTACGTATACAGCCCTATCATCAAAATCATCTTTAATTTACGCATCACTCCATTCCTTGGCAGGACATTCCCCATTCATCGATTCAGTTCAGATGTgattcactccctctctcccagatgaTGTAAATGACAAGGATTTTTTTTWAAGTATACAGCCTGGTGACAAACATGGCAGCTTGTTTTTCTTAGACTGGTGCAGAAAACCACATCTCAATTACAAACGCGTGCCACCGAATACGGAGGATCTGACAAACAATTTGGATAAATGGCTGATCCATACAATTAGACAGTGTGGTGTGTTGGACAACGATGTTGTCTTCCGAAAAATCGMGAAAAATAAAAACCCAGCACTCTGAGTTAGTCTTTCAGatacttacagtggcaagaaaaagtatgtgaaccctttggaattatctggattattttttttttttaaatggtcataAAAATAGATCTGATCTTCCTCTAagtcacaaaaatagacaaacacaatgtgcttaaactaacaacacacaaactattgtatttttcttgtctatattgaatacaacatttaaacattcacagtgtaggttggaaaaagtatgtgaacccctaggctaatgacttctccaaaactaattggagtcaggactcagctaacctggagtacaaatcattgagacgagattggagatgttggataGGGCTggcctgccctataaaaaactcacaaaatttgagttatctattcacaagaagcattgcctgatgtgaaccatgcctcgaacaaaagagctctcagaagacccaagattaaagaattgttgacttgcataaagctggaaagggttacaaaagtatctctaaaagccttgatgttcatcagtccacggtaagacaaattgtctgtaaatggagaaagttcagcactgttgctactctcccttgggagtggccgtcctgcaaagatgactgcaagagcacagcgcagaatgctcaatgaggttaagaagaatcctagagtgtcagctaaagacttgcAGAAATCTCTGGAAYATGCTAACATCTCTgctgacgagtctacaatacgtaaaacactaaacaagaatggtgttcWTGGgtggacaccacggaagaagcaaTTGCTGTCCAAAAAaccattgctgcatgtctgaagttcgcaaaatagcatctggatgttccacagcgctacagGCRaaatattctgtggacagttgagttgtttggaaggaacacacaacactatgtgtggagaacaaaatgcacagcacaccaacatcaaaacctcatcccaactgtaaagtatggtgaagggagcatcatggttttggagctgctttgctgcctcagggcctggacagcttgctatcatcgacggaaaaatgaattcaagtttatcaagactttttgcaggagaatgtaaggctatctgtccaccacttgaagctcaacagaagttggggtATRcaacaggacaatgacccaaaacacagaagtaaatcaacaacagaatggcttcaacagaagaaaatacgccttcgaGTGGCCAAGtaagagtcctgacctcaacccaattaagtgtctgtggcatgacctcaagagagcagttcacaccagacatcccaagaatattgctgaactgaaacagttttgtaaagaggaatggtccaaaattcctcctgacctttGTGCAAGTCTGagccgcaactacagaaaacgWatggttgaggttattgctgccaaagaagggtcaaccagttattaaatccaagggttcacatactttttccaccctgcactgtgaatgtttacacggtgtgttcaataaagacatgagaACGTATAATTGTTTGKGTGTTATYagtttaagcagactgtgtttgtctgttgttgtgacttagatgaagatcagatcaaattgtatgaccaatttaagcagaagtccaggtaattccaaagggttcacatactttttcttgccactgaacaaaaatataaacgcaacatacaacaatttcaatgagTTATGGTCCatttaatctatggatttcacatgactgggcaggtggcgcagccatgggtgggcttgggagggcatagacccatccactggggagccaggcccagccaatcagaatacttTTTCCCCCTACAAAWGGGctttaatacagacagaaatactgctcagtttcatcagctgtccgggtggctggtctcagacgatcccgcaggtgaagaagccagatgtggaggtcctggcgtggttacacatggtctccggttgtgaggccggttgaatatactgccaaattctctaaaatgacttgaggtggcttgtggtagagaaattaacattaaattatctagcaacagctctggtggacattcctgcagtcagcatgccaattcaaCGCACCCTCAAAACTGGAagcgtctgtggcattgtgttgtgtgacaaaactgcacattttagagtggcgaTTTGTctgcagcacaaggtgcacctgtgtaatgatcatgctgtttaatcagcttcttgaaatgccacacctgtcaggtggatggattatcttggcaaagtagaaatRctcactaacagggatgtaaacaaatgggtgcacaaaatgagagaaataagctttttgcgcgtatggaaaatttctgggatcttttattttagctcatgaaacatgggaccaacaatttacatgatgcgtttatatttttgatcagtatattTCCTTTGAACACTGATGATGACTTTGCCtctaaatccatagattaaggcctaatgaatttatttcaattaactgatttccttatatttacatttacatttaagtcatttagcagacgctcttatccagagcgacttacatatgaaatgtaactcagtaaaatcttaaaaaTTGTTGCGTTTTAATGTTAGtatctcattattattattgtatgccTATTTATTAAtctaaaccagttctttaaatatgctaaatgttttatttcattctgttgagacatttttGTTGGCTAAATTAAGTTTGATCTGTGTTTTTAAATCATGTGCTCCGCATTTagttgtaaaataaatatcattagcctattgctgtcatttgttgggtaCGGTAGGCACTAGCCTTTCTGCAAATATAGCTTACTCAAAACTTTTATGTAAGTTTAAACCAGTGTgcaagtgttttgtttcattctgttgagctattttctttggccaaattaTATTCCATCTATAATTTTGTGTTTGCCTGCTCATATTTTCTCTATAAACAGTGGCTTGACTTGCTTTTAATATTActctaataaataaatatttgtgaaGGTGTGGTGTGGCTATTAACCTATTACACTGCAGGCCTATGACACCGGCATTCCAACTATCCGAAAGTTGAACTTGAAGTGGGGACTGTGCTATTTCAAaattctgaacctatatacattttacagacccca
This genomic interval from Salvelinus sp. IW2-2015 linkage group LG22, ASM291031v2, whole genome shotgun sequence contains the following:
- the LOC111949572 gene encoding sister chromatid cohesion protein PDS5 homolog B-A isoform X4; its protein translation is MKSLAAQDDDSKPGRGRKRGAAAASQDDKAGQEAKPKRGWRKEPVANTGVGEEPWAETNAADTTLETKDEQNNPPKRGRRRRPPKAAAPNNDTLTKGMRGRKKAACQAEEEEEQGEEEDGSSENMEVKPTVQRGGRAPRRPQQRREASEATDDSAESTPQKRQGRPPKAQQHSAKKNLRTGRLSKENESEVEEMEMSQSQEEEDSKTTPKVQRKTGRRT
- the LOC111949572 gene encoding sister chromatid cohesion protein PDS5 homolog B-A isoform X2, coding for MKSLAAQDDDSKPGRGRKRGAAAASQDDKAGQEAKPKRGWRKEPVANTGVGEEPWAETNAADTTLETKDEQNNPPKRGRRRRPPKGMRGRKKAACQAEEEEEQGEEEDGSSENMEVKPTVQRGGRAPRRPQQRREASEATDDSAESTPQKRQGRPPKAQQHSAKKNLRTGRLSKENESEVEEMEMSQSQEEEDSKTTPKISDSSKKPALMTALHTLGFLSTSFMRTMTQHTSRLCKGYLTKESDGVLHQMTWPPE
- the LOC111949572 gene encoding sister chromatid cohesion protein PDS5 homolog B-A isoform X1, with the protein product MKSLAAQDDDSKPGRGRKRGAAAASQDDKAGQEAKPKRGWRKEPVANTGVGEEPWAETNAADTTLETKDEQNNPPKRGRRRRPPKAAAPNNDTLTKGMRGRKKAACQAEEEEEQGEEEDGSSENMEVKPTVQRGGRAPRRPQQRREASEATDDSAESTPQKRQGRPPKAQQHSAKKNLRTGRLSKENESEVEEMEMSQSQEEEDSKTTPKISDSSKKPALMTALHTLGFLSTSFMRTMTQHTSRLCKGYLTKESDGVLHQMTWPPE
- the LOC111949572 gene encoding sister chromatid cohesion protein PDS5 homolog B-A isoform X3, translated to MKSLAAQDDDSKPGRGRKRGAAAASQDDKAGQEAKPKRGWRKEPVANTGVGEEPWAETNAADTTLETKDEQNNPPKRGRRRRPPKAAAPNNDTLTKGMRGRKKAACQAEEEEEQGEEEDGSSENMEVKPTVQRGGRAPRRPQQRREASEATDDSAESTPQKRQGRPPKAQQHSAKKNLRTGRLSKENESEVEEMEMSQSQEEEDSKTTPKISDSSKKPALMTALHTLGFLSTSFMR